tttgcgtgTCAATTGTCGCTCCATTCAATCTTTCATGcacatataaaatttatataaattgtatttcttgCTAGTGAGACCACAAAACCAACTGCAGTGCAtgtaaattactttaaaaattttacaaatatttctggCATAAATTTGCATGCCACAGAAATTGttgtgaaaattaaatgaaattacgCACAcgtaaaatcatttaaatacagAATGACAAACGCAGAATgtgacacaaacacacgcgcacacatgTAAGGGGAAAGTATAGGTGTGAGCAagagtgaatgtgtgtgcgagtataTTTAGTATGGAAAAAGAGCGGAAACGAGCAGATAAtggaaaaacaataacaactgaaAAAGCGCGTAACGAAACAAGATgaacgacacacacacatactcacacaaactcaaacacaaacacacagagacacagtGAGAGGCAAACAAATTACCGtacaatttcaacaatttgccataaattgagacaacaagcaacaaaaagccaaaagagcCGAACAGCCAACAGCACAAATGCCGCAAATGTGCAGTAATTTTTTGCCCAGCGCACACaaataatacgtatacgcagcgatggccaaacaaaagcaagtGCGTGGAATGTCGAGTACAGACAGagggacagacggacagacgacCAGACCCAGGGACAGATGGACagaatgtacatatatatgtatatacgtatacggtACGGTCACGCACATATTTCGCTGCAAAAGTCATTTCAATAATTGCAAAACCACAAATTTACTACAACTCGAAATGGTTGGCAAATGGTCACAGTTACAGTTCGAGTCCGAGTCGCAGTTACGCAGTCAGGGCAAAAATGCAGATAGTTTGCAACCGCAAATGCAAATCCTGTACAGCGGGGGAGAAGGAGACAGAGGGAATGAAGTGAGGGGATCGACCACTGGCCACAGTTGTAAATTTGGAGAGTGAAGAGAAAACACGCTCGCTTCGGCCGCAATTTGCATGccaaagtgaaaataaaaataactgaaatgtTTCTCATTTGCATGTGGGGCGTTTTCGGGGTGATGCCACGACAAAAccgcaaaaaccaaaatagtTCCAATGGACATCAaatgtcaacagcaacagcagcaacaacaacaacaacagcagcaacagcaacagcaacaacaacagcagcatcagcaacatgTAGCTGGAGCAGGACATGCGATGTGCCCCATTGCAATGGGGCACAATCAACTGCTGTTGAACGGAAATGAGCGCATGttaacaacaccaacagcaacacaaacaacagcagcaacaacagtaacaccAAATGGCAACTGtcaagcagcaagcaaagcagcagcagcaacaacaacaactggaggtggaggaggcgCTGCGGCAGCCGGTGGAGGTGACAAAATGGCGTCAGCGAGCCAGAATGTCAACGGAAGTTGTAtgaaccacaacagcagcatggCCACTgcacaccagcaacaacaacagcagcaacagcaagccaTGTCTATGGCCAGACAGGGACTGGGACCTGGACCACCAATGCAAATGCCGCCTGGCCGCATTGCCTTGGGCAAGTGTAGTCTCAACGAGCTGGATGGTTACTCCACAGCCACTTcgacatccacatccacatccacatcgacaCCCACAACTGCATCCACACCCACATCGCACACACCGCAAGCGCCTCAAATGCTGCAACAGCATCACTCGGCTGTGGCAGCAATGGGAGTGATGGGCATCGATGTGGGGTTGGCTGGCGTGGGCATGGGTGGTCTGGCTGTCAACCACTGCGCCTATTGCTGCCAGCCAATTTGTGATCGTTACATAATGCGCGTCGCGGACAACTCCTTCCACGAGGGTTGCCTCAAGTGCACCGCCTGCTCCATGCACCTCGTGCACTCCTGCTATGCACGCGATGGCAAACTCTACTGTCGTATCGACTATGAAAGGTGCGTAAAACTCTCAATTTTGATAGTCACTATCCATAAAGTAGGAGTGAGGAgtcttaatatttaaatgtaaacataGTATGTATGTTGCTGGTAGAAGAACACACATCCGTTCGCTATATGTATTAATGAATAACGACAGCAAATTAAAAGACATTCCATATACATATCCTTATACGaaagtttatttcaatttttatcaaTCCAATCACAAAAACTATCCTGAGAGACTTTATATTATAGTAAATTggcacaaaaatgttttagtGTTGCTTACAGATCTCGCTTAACTACAACCCTTAAATCTAAAATCAGACTAGAATTTTCAGACACTTAAAATTTAGAACAATgtttataacaaataaaagagTAGAATACAGCTATAAAGTTTATAGGATGCAATATGTTGTAAAGTTCTTGCTTATATTAAACTAGATTTGTATTCTCTGAAAACGCATAAcaaggtatctcacagttgagcacacttgaTTGCTTTCTAACTTGctctgtttctctctcccATCTTAGACTCTACTTACGCAATCGTTGCCTTGGCTGTGGCCATAAAATCGCCGCCGATGAGCTGGTCATGCGCTCCCAGGAGAGCATCTTCCATCTCAAGTGCTTTGCCTGTGTCGTCTGCGGCGCACTCCTGAAGAAGGGCGAGCAATATGTGGTGAAGCAGGGTCAACTCTTCTGTCGCTTCGACTACGAGAAAGAGGTGGAAATGTTGCAGGGTTACGGTAAGTTTAAGTTTTGATTTTCTAGATGTAcaacttaattgaattgttgcatttatagatttttatgGCGATGAGATGTTTCCACCGAAACTGGATGGACGACGAGGTCCCAAAAGACCGCGAACTATACTCAACACACAGCAGCGTCGTGCCTTCAAGGCATCCTTTGAAGTGTCGCCGAAACCGTGTCGCAAGGTTCGAGAAAACTTGGCTAAGGATACTGGTTTGAGCTTGAGGATTGTGCAGGtaattacaaataatgaaaaggATTCAATTATTTGCTACACTTGCTATAAGAAATTATGCTCCTATACTTAAGAGTTTTAATTTCCATTATCACTCGAGGagataatttttcaattatattaatctttattaaatattatcaaaaatgttttttgatttattttctaatttaattatagtGTTTAATCTTACAACAAAAATGGAggttgatatttttattattatgttacattagaattattttttaacgaTTGTAACTATTCTGCTTActcatatattaatttattatatttcgaaacttttatattgaatgaatttgtatctgttattattatttaagtaatgcaacctttaaaaatatattatttgtgatctatttgaattacaaattataatcatacaatatttattttattatttaggaTTATTTCTCACCAATTCTTAGTATTCGActtcagtattttattattatactatttatctatttatcatgaaaattattattagtgtTATTGATCTCCACAATTatgaattgaatattaaattttttaaccACGCCTACcctaaacaacaataaaatctTTTTCTTTGACACTATCTAATGAATCtccaaatttatttctttaggTGTGGTTCCAGAACCAACGTGCCAAAGtcaaaaagatacaaaagaaGGCGAAGCAGGAACCGCCAGCGAAGGGAGTCAGCGATTCGCACTCACAGGACTCTCAGGAGTCACAGGACAGTACTCTGACAACCAAGATTAAGGACGAGGCGCACAGCGACAGCGAGTCACAGCAAGAATCGCCTTTTTCTTCAACCTCCGAAGGAATGTCAAGGCTACGCTGCAACGTCAAGGACGAACAGGAGCAGGGATCACTCAGCTGCATGGAAACCAACAAGGGTGAGCTGAAATCTGTTTGAGTTGTAAAAACAGTGTAATTGGaacaatttatattctttaataGAAAACTGCAATAAGAATAACGAGCCGATACTCAATACGATACTGGGCTTGAGCTATGCAACGTTTCAGCAGCTGATGGGACCTTTCACGCAGACGCCGATGATCAATCCGATCGATCGATTATACAGCATGCAGAGCTCTTATTTTCGACCCGAGGAACTGGGCGCCTATGGCGAatgcggtggtggtggcggcaAGGACTCAATGGAGCATTAACTTGGCTCTGTCTGAACAGAATTTTAAGcccaaaatcaaaattagaagttgtaaaataaacaaaacaaaaaaatgttaatgtgCTTGCGTTGACCTCGTTGCTTGaccggcaaaacaaaaacaatcccAATCGGAAACTGCAGCACGTGCACACGTGGATCCAACCCCAATGGATAAAGCaggacaacaataacattggGCAACCACCCGGCACAAGGTTGCGAGACTTTTTTGGTTGTTCTGCAGGTGCAGGCCTTGAAATTTGTTCCGCTCAGTTGACAAGAACAAAGCATTTGCCATGCCGCAGTCTGAGCtgaacagcagcggcagcagccacagccacagcctcAGTCACCCCTGGTGATGAGCCCAAAATGGGCGTAAAATACCGATTCGTCATGCATTGTTTTTGTCCTTGCTCTATGGTCGACCCTGTTGACAGCGCCGAGCTGTCAGTGTCGCCGAGCTGAGAGTCAAACGATGACTCCTCATCCAACCACCACCACGACTGGCGCAACTTGCTCGCTTGGCTGTTGATAGACGAGGGATTGGGGAGTATTTGTGGCATGCAGAGGCCACGAATAGCATTGGCATGCAATAAGTTTGCCGAACAAGGAAGCGGGGGCGGGGCCTGGTCTTGGTACTGGGGCTGAGGCTGCGATTCGTTTGTAACCTGAACTATTTGGCAGTGCACTT
This is a stretch of genomic DNA from Drosophila albomicans strain 15112-1751.03 chromosome 3, ASM965048v2, whole genome shotgun sequence. It encodes these proteins:
- the LOC117571776 gene encoding LIM homeobox transcription factor 1-beta, with translation MIDEQHPMQIGLFPMDIKCQQQQQQQQQQQQQQQQQQQQQHQQHVAGAGHAMCPIAMGHNQLLLNGNERMLTTPTATQTTAATTVTPNGNCQAASKAAAATTTTGGGGGAAAAGGGDKMASASQNVNGSCMNHNSSMATAHQQQQQQQQQAMSMARQGLGPGPPMQMPPGRIALGKCSLNELDGYSTATSTSTSTSTSTPTTASTPTSHTPQAPQMLQQHHSAVAAMGVMGIDVGLAGVGMGGLAVNHCAYCCQPICDRYIMRVADNSFHEGCLKCTACSMHLVHSCYARDGKLYCRIDYERLYLRNRCLGCGHKIAADELVMRSQESIFHLKCFACVVCGALLKKGEQYVVKQGQLFCRFDYEKEVEMLQGYDFYGDEMFPPKLDGRRGPKRPRTILNTQQRRAFKASFEVSPKPCRKVRENLAKDTGLSLRIVQVWFQNQRAKVKKIQKKAKQEPPAKGVSDSHSQDSQESQDSTLTTKIKDEAHSDSESQQESPFSSTSEGMSRLRCNVKDEQEQGSLSCMETNKENCNKNNEPILNTILGLSYATFQQLMGPFTQTPMINPIDRLYSMQSSYFRPEELGAYGECGGGGGKDSMEH